From Nocardia sp. NBC_00416:
GGAAGCGACGGAGGCGGCGGCTCGAGGTGGGGTCGGTGTGGTCGCCGTCGGTGAGCTTCCGTCGCCGACAACGGCGATCGGCTCTCCGATGGGCACGCGTGCGCCTGCCTCGGCGATGATCTGTTCGAGCACGCCGTCGTCATAGGCTTCGAGTTCCATGAGGGCTTTGTCGGTCTCGATCTCGGCGAGCACCTCGCCGCGCGTCACCTGGTCGCCGACCTTCTTGAGCCAAGCGGAGATGACGCCGTCCTCCATGGTGTCCGAGAGCCGCGGCATGGTGATTTCGGGCAACGTTGTTCCTCCGGTTTCAGCGTCGGGTGCCGACGGCCGCGAGAGTTTCCAGCGCGGCGGTGTACAGCGAATCGGCGGACGGCAGGGCGAGCCGTTCCAGTGGCTTGGCGTACGGCAGCGGAACCTCGGCCATGGCCACGCGGCGTACGGGCGCGTCGAGGTAGTCGAAGGCGCCGTCGGAGAGGGAGGCCGCCACCTCGGCGCCGATACCGTAGGTGAGCCAGTCGTCTTCGCCGATCACGGCGCAGCCGGTCTTGCGCACAGAGGTGATCAGGGTGGCGCGGTCCAGTGGGCGGAGGCTGCGCAGGTCGATCACTTCGGCCGAAATTCCCTCGCCGGCCAGCCGTTCGGCGACCTGGGTGCAGACCGTCGCCATCCTCGAGTAGCCGATCAGTGTGATATCGCTGCCCGGACGTGTGATGGCGGCCTTGCCGATCTCAGCTGCTGGAAGGTTCTCCGGTACTTCGCCCTTGGTGTTGTACAGCGAGAGGTTCTCCAGGAAGAGCACGGGATCGTCGTCGTCGATGGCGGCCTTGAGCAGTGCCCGCGCGTCGGCCGGCGTGCTCGGCGCGACGACCTTCAGGCCCGGGACGAACGCGTAGTACAGCTCGATGTTCTGCGAGTGTGTCGCGCCCAGCTGCTGGCCGCCCCCGCCCGGGGTGCGGATGACCATGGGTACGCTGGTCTGCCCGCCGAACATGCCATAGATCTTGGCGGCGTGATTGACGATCTGGTCCAGCGCCAGCAGTGAGAAGTTGATCGTCATGATCTCCACCACCGGGCGCAGGCCGAGCATCGCCGCCCCGATGGCCGCGCCGACGAACCCCTCCTCGGCGATCGGAGTATCGCGAACCCGTTTCGCGCCGAACTCGGCCAACAGGCCGGCAGTGATCTTGTAAGAGCCTTCGAAGACGCCGATCTCCTCGCCGATGAGGAAGACGTCTTCGTCGCGCCGCATCTCCTCACGGAGGGTTTCGCGCAGCGCTTCACGGTAGGTCATGAGGGCCACAGGGACGTCCTTATCCAGCGAAGAGTGGGTCGGCCGGCAGCCGGCGGGAGTCTCCGGCCACCGGCGTCGCATAGGTGTAGTCGAAGAGGCTCGACGGCTCCGGATGTGGACTGGAATCCGCGAATTCCACGGCGGCGGCGACCCGTTCGGTCACCTCGTCTTCGATATCGGAGACCGACTGCTCGGTGAGCACGCCGGCGTCGAGCAACCGGGTCCGCCACAGTGTGACGGGGTCGTGGTCGCGCGCGATCGAGACATCCTCGTCGGTGCGGTACTTCGCGGGATCGACCACGGAGTGTCCCTTGAGCCGGTGGCTGACCGTCTCCAGCAGCGCCGGCCGACCTTCGCGCCGAGCCGTTTCGATCAATTCGCTCGCCACGTCTCGGACGGCCAGCACATCGGTACCGTCGACCCGTTCGCCACGCATCCGGTAAGCCGCGGCGCGCTTCCACAGATCGGGCTCGGCGGAGGAGTTCTCGACCGTGGTGCCCATGCCCGTCTGGTTGTTGACCACCAGGAAAACGATCGGCAGGTGCCACAGCGCGGCGATATTCAGTGACTCGTGGAAGGCGCCGATATTCGTGGTGCCCTCGCCCATCTGGCACACGACGACGTCGTCGTCGCCACGGTAGTCGATGGCGAGCGCGGCGCCGACGGCCAGCGGGATCTGGCCGCCGACGATGGCATAACCGCCGAGCAAGCGGGTCGCGGTGTCGTACATGTGCATCGAACCGCCCCAGCCCTTCGAGGTGCCGGTGGAACGGCCGTAGAGTTCGGCCATGACGCGGCCCGGCTCGATGCCCTTGGCCAGGGCATAGCCGTGCTCCCGGTAATTGGTGAACAGGTAGTCGGTGGGGCGCATCGCCGCGCCCAGGCCCACAACGGTGGCTTCCTCACCCAGATTGAGGTGGCAGTACCCGCCGATCTTGGCCTGCTGGTAGCTCTGCGCGGTGCGCTCTTCGAAGCGGCGCACGAACAATATTTCTCGGAACAGGCCGCGCAGGGTATCCCGGTCCGCTGCGGCGATCCGGGTCGCGATGGCGTCGATCGCTCCGGGTTCGGTGGCCGGCGACCCGGTGTCGTGCGGCGTGGTGCTGGTCGTCACCTGGTCTCCTCAACGCTTCCGGGTGGGTGCGACGTGTACCGGCAGGCCGAGCCCGGTGAGGGCTGCCTCCATGCCGATCTCGCCGAGGGTGGGGTGGGCGTGGATGGTGTCGGCGAGCTCGTCGAGGGTCGCTTCCAGCGAAATCGCCAGTGCGCCCTCGGCAATGAGATCGCCGGCCGACGGGCCGATGATGTGTACTCCGAGAACTTCCTGGTGCCGTGCTCCGGCGACGATCTTCACGAAGCCCTCGGTTTCGCCGAGGGTTTTGGCCCGGCCCAGGGCCGCGAACGGGAACTTGGCGGTGATCACGTCGTGGCCGGCGGCGCGCGCGGCGTCTTCGGTGAGGCCGACGCCGGCGATCTCGGGATGGGTGAAGGTCGCAGCCGGGATCACGGTGTAGTCGATGTGCGCATCGTGCCCGGCGATCACATCGGCCGCGACCAGGCCCTGATGGGAGGCTACATGCGCGAGCAGCGCCTGACCGGTGACATCCCCGATCGCCCAGACATGCTCGACGTTCGTTCGCAGCCGGTCGTCGACTCGGATGAAACCGCGCGCGTCCGTCTCGATGCCCGCGACGTCCAGTCCGAGTTGGCTGGTGTTCGGGCGACGGCCCACGCCTACCAACACCACGTCGGCATCGAGGTCACGCTTCTTCGGTCCGGTGACGCGCACCTGTAGCCGTTCCCCGGCCTGCGTGACGGCCGCAACGGTCGACCCGGTCAGCACGGTGATGCCGCGTTTGCTGAACGACCGGCCCAGTGCGACGCCGATCTCCTTGTCCTCCAAGGGAACCAGGCGATCTTGCATCTCCACCACGGTGACTTCGCTGCCGAAGGTCGCGAACAGGCTCGCCCATTCCGCACCCACCGCGCTGCCGCCGATGACGACCAGCCGATCGGGGATCTCGGTCAACCCGAATGCGCCGTCGGAGGTGATGACGCCGGGTAGATCCGCGCCGGGAACGGGTAGCCGCGCCGGGACCGAGCCGGTCGCGATGAGCACATCGGTCGCGTTGATCGTGCCTGTCGGGGCGGCGGCCGCGTCGGCGGCATAGCGGGGCCCGCCGGGGAAAACCGGTGACCCGCCGACCTCGAACAACTCGACGGTGGTCGGTCCGGTGAGCCGCGCGTGGCCCTCGATGACGGTGACCCCGTTCGCCTTCAGCAGTCCTGCCACCCCATCGGTGAGTTCCTCGACGATGGCGTCTTTGCGCGCGCGCACGGCGGCGAAGTCGACGCGGACGCCATCGGTGTGCACACCGAAATCGGCTGCGGCACGAATCGTCTGGAGGACCTCGGCGGACCGCAGCATGGCCTTGGTGGGGATGCACCCCCAGTTCAGGCACACACCACCCGGGCGTTCCTTCTCTACCAGGCCGACGCGTAGGCCCCGTTGGGCGGCGCGGATGGCCGCCACGTACCCGCCGGGGCCGCCACCGACCACGAGCAGATCGAAATCCGGCACTTGTGGTGCTCCTCATCCTCGAACAGTCGACCGGTCCCGGTTGGGGTGCGGGTCGTATATTCGAGTCTTGTGGGCACCAGATGCACAGACAATTACCTCGATGTCCAGGAATATGCGGTTCAGATTGGGCGCGCCGCCCAATTCGATTAGCGGGTCGGTCCTGTGTCGTGGGCCGTCGCACCGAGATCGAGCGCGGTCAACGCGAGGGAGAACTCCAGGTAGGCGCGCTGACCATCCAGCGGGCGGCCGAGCAGCGTGGCGATGCGCTGCAGGCGGTTGATCACCGTGTTGCGATGGCAGTGCAACCGTGGCGCGGCATTGGCGGCGGAGCAGCTCTCGGCCAGCCAGACGGATAGGGTGCGCAACAGAATCTCCCGTTCCTTGGCAGGCAATTCGAGCACCGGGCCGAGGGTGCGAGCGATCAGCAACTCGGTCAGATCGGGTGAACGCAGCAACAGGGCTTCGGGATAGCGATCGTCGAGCGAAATCAATACCCCCGCAGCGTCATCAGGGAGGGTGTCGAGTGCGAGCACCGCCAAACCGTGAGCGGTGCCGATCGCGGCCATTCCGGCGACCGCGGGGGAGACGGCCGCCCGGCCACGCACCTTCGGCCGAAGCTGTTGCAGCACGGGCTCGGCGGCGCGACCGTCGAGCGCTACCAGGCCGACTGTGGAGTCCGCTCGTTCGTGCCAGGCCGAGCGGACTCCGAGCGAATGCAGCGCCGTTTCCGACCCCGTATGCAAAGGATGCGAATCCCCCCGGGCTACTACCACCAGGTAGTCGCCGTGGACGGGCAGGTGCAATTCGCGGGCGGCACGGGAGGCGAACAGCGAGTCTCGTCCCTGCCCCGCGAGCATGTCCTCGATCAGGCTGTGCCGACGGCGTTCGTCACGCCGTACCCGGTCCATCTCGGTGCCGCGGTACGAGGTGACCAGTGCCGACGACATCCCGTCGATGACCGCCCACATCGCCGTGCCGGTCTCCCTGAATTCGGCCGGCGGCACCTCACCGGCCCTGTCGAGCAGCGCCTCCCAGACGATGCGTCCACCCAGCCTGAACGTGCGCAGCATGGCCTCCAGCGGCACCCCCTGCTCGGCGCGCTGCCTGCCGATGGTCGCGGCGACATCGTCTTGGTCGGCGCACTCCGTCCCGGCGCCCAACAAGTCCAGGGCTCGCGTCAGGAACCGCTGGCAGCCGTCGATCAGATCCGTGCGGGTCACCGCTGAGTAGTCGGTCCATTCGGGGTTGTCGGTGAAGATGGCCGCCATCAACCGCTGCGTGAGTTCGGGAATCGCGCTCCGGCACGCCGCGGCGAGTTCCGACGAGCTCAGTACCTGCCCGAATTCCTTTTCTGCCGCCACGTGGGTCACGCTACGCTGCAGGTATTCGGCCGGACACCGACGTCCACCGGGTACACGCTCGCATAAATCCGGCTATCGGCACGGTCGGGGGCGGTGCGGTGGTGATCGCGGACGGACGAATACGATATGCCCGAACCCCACCGGCCCGGATGTCGCGAGCGGCACCGCCGACCTTGCGGATCGGCCATGATTCCTGACTACTCGGCGCTGCGACCGGTGAAGTCGAACGATCCGCCGTCGATGCCCCAGGAGATGATCCGTTCGGGGTGAATTCGGACAACCGCGCGTTCCTGGGGTTGGAACGGGGGCTCCTCGTCATCGAGCGCCTCGGCCGTGCCCCGTACCTCGATGCCTCGAATCACGTAGGGCTCCAACGAGACCTGCTGGTCGACGACGAACGATACTCGGCTGCCCGCCTCGACATTGCGGTATTTCCGGCTGGTACGCATCCGCATGCCCCCGATGTCGATCGTGCCGTCGGAGTTCACTCGATAGCTGGTCGGGTTGTTCTGCACAACGCCGTCGGGCGACACCGTGGCCAGCCGGCCGATCCCGGCCTCCGCGAGGAACTGCTGTTCATTGATGGTGAAGGTCATGTCGATTTCTCCTCGGCGAACTCGATGTCAGGGTTGCCCCGGCGATCAAGAGGGCTAGCGATGCTAGGAACTAGAGCAAAGATAACATTCGCCCGCTACTGTGTCTAGCGTTGCTAGAGTCCAGTTCGTTTCCGTGGAATCACGCTCGAATCGGCAAGCTGCACAGGCGCGTTCCGTGCAACGACGCTGTCCCCCGGCAAACCGGTCACCGAACGTCGGCAGATCGCTACCTCGCCTCAGTCGGCGAGGTAGCGCAGCATCACCAGGGTGTCGAAGTGTCTGGTCTCGGCCAATCGGAGCCGGATGCGGGTGTCCAGTGCTGGGAACATCGGTGTGCCGCCGCCGAGTATCACGGGGGAGAGGAAGAGCTGGGACTCGTCGATGAGCCCGTGGGGCATCAGCGAGGCCGCGAGGCCGACGCCACCGACCTCGATGACGCCATCGCCTCCGGCCTTGGGCCCGCGGACCTCCTCGACCGCGTTCGCGCTGATCAGCGTGCTGTTCCAGTGGACCTCGGTGAGCGTCCGGGCCGGCTCGGTCCGTCTGCCGCTCGCCTTCGACTTCAGGAGGAAGTTCTCGACCACGGCGATGATCCCACCGTGCCCGGCGTCGATGTCGAAGCCTTCCGCGCAAGCATGCCCGCCGCCGAGCAGCGGCCGGAGGGTCAGTGTTCGAAGTGGTCTTCGGTGTTCACGTGCTGATTCGGTTCTGATCGAAGGGCCTCTCGATCGGGCCCGTCGCGCGCAGGCCTTGTTCTGGGGTTGAACGATGTGGCGAGCAGTGCCAGGGTCGTCGCGATCACGATGTGTGCAGTGAGCATCACCAGCATGGGGAGGGCGAAGCCCTCGTTCGTGAGAATGCCGTGGTCTCCTACGCAATAGAGGGTGTAGTTGGTGGAGGTGCCTTCGGAGTCGTGGAAGGTGTCGGAGACGACCATGGGTTCGGTGGCCGGGGATGAACAGAACAGGGGCGCGGTGAGTTTCGCTTCACCGGGCCAGATGGCGACGGGCACGACGATGCTGAACGCGCCGACGAGGAGGCCGATCCAGAGGCTGGTCACTACACGGGGCATCGGCTAGACCTGCTGGGCTCGGAGGAAGGCGCCGGTGCGGTCGAATTCGGCGACCGCCTCGGAGCGGGCGGAGGCCACGTTGGCGACGATGCGGATATCGCGGCCGAAGCGGCTCACCAGGATGGCGGTGACCTGACCGTCGGCGATTTCGCTGCGCGTGCGGGCGGTAGCGGCTATGTCTTCGATGCGCGAGAGGCCGGGCACCTCGCTTATCGTGAAGTTCTCGCCGTCCAGGTCGTCGAAGGAGGAAACCCGCGCGGGGCGTGGGGCACTCAGGTCGCCGAGGGTGAAGGAGTAGTCGTCCAGCACGCGGGGCAGACCGGGCGGCCGGACGCGCAGGCGGACAGTCGGTTCGCGGGCGGTGAAATCACTTCCGGCGAGGAAGTCGGTCACCTGGGCGGGCTGGTTGTTCACGACGAGCCGGAACTGGGTGGAGTTCGGTGCCGTGAGAAGGATGACGTTCACCTCCGGGTCGTCGGCGCCGATGCGCTGGGCCAGTGCGGCGATCGCGGCCTGCGGCAGGGCGCTCACCAAGCCGCCGCCGCGGGTACGAATCCGGTCCTCGAAGTCCGCGCGGTCCACCGCGCCGATACATCCGCTGGTGCTGCTGAGCACGGTCAGGCACAACAGGACACGGAACCAGTTGCCACGGTTCATGTCCTGAAGGCTATGCGTTGCGAACCGATCGCGCCGCTGTCCGCTACACCCAGTGAATGCCCTCGTTGTGCCCACGAAACATCCGGCAAGCTCTGCACCTCGCCCGTTCCCGGCGTGTGGGTCGTGCTTCAGTGCGGCCGCTGCCTCTACACCTGGCGCACCACAGAGCCTGCCCGGTCCTCCCGCCGCGACGCCTACCTCGACAGCTTCGAGCTGACCGAGGCAGACATCGACAACGCGATGAAGTACCGACCATCCCGCCACTGGTCAGCCGCAGCTGTTGGGGCCGCGGCCGCCGGACGACGAAGGGATCCGGCTTCCATGACATCGACCGAGCCGACCGCATCCGATCCGCCCGACATCCCTGCGCCGGGTTGCCCGACCCACCGCCGGATATTTCTCACCCGCTCGGTGCATCAGTGGCCGTTCCGCTTCCACCGAAGAGTGGGTCAGGGCTGAAGCCGCTCCGGGGCGGGTGCCGCATGATACTGGCGGATTCGCCAGCCGTCCTCGACATGCTGGATGACCAGAGACAGGCGGAGCTGACGGAGCTCGCCTGTGGACGAGGTGAATTCGGCCGCCGCGAAACCGCTCACCGTGTCCTCGCCCAGCCGGATGGCACGCTCTACTCGCGCGGTGACCGTCGTACCGTCCGCGACGTTGTCGTAGTACGCGGAGATCTCGGTGGGCCCGACTCGCAGATCGGGGTCGATCCCCTGGAAGTGCGCGTCCTCGGTGAACAACGAAGCGATATCCGTCGTTCCACGATCGTTGAACGCCTGCTGCCAAGCGCCGAGTACTTCGGCGACGATCCCGCTCGCGCGCTCCTGGACGCCGGAATCCGCCACCCCGCCGAAGCCGTGCCCCGTGTGGATGATTTCACGCTCCCACTGGTACGGCGCCTGGGTGTGCAGACGCCAGTAGTGCTCGGCGATGTCGTCCGGATCGAATGCGGTGCCCGGGGCGACCGGGCCGTCGACGGTGACTGTCGCGACGTGGATACCCGACGGTCCGTACTGCTTGTCGAGCAGGGTCACGAGCGCGCGCAGGCCGGCTTTGCCCAGGGAGAGACTGACGTATTCCGGTTTCGGCTCCGGCATGCCGCCGGTGACGATGAACGACCCACTACCGCGTCGCACCATTGCGGGCGCGACGAGCGCCGCGGTGTTGATCGCCCCCACCACGTTCACCGCCCACGCCTCCTGATGCGCGAGTACCGATAATTCCCCCGGTAGGTCGGGCTGGATGACCGCCGCGTTGTAGACCACCACATCCGGCACCCCGAACATCTCGTTCGCGGAGTTGAGTGCGTCGCGAAGTGCCGTTTCATCGGTGCTGTCCGCCGCGAAAGCAGCAGTGGGCGCCCCGAGAGGTTCGGCGGCGATGGTCTTCAGCGTGGAATCCGATCGAGCGACCACGGCGATCGGCATTCCCTCGCGCGCGAATCGCCGGGCGACGGCCAGACCGATTCCCGGCCCGGCGCCCACGATTACCACTCCTGCCATCACTTACTCCTTCGGTTTTCTGCAATGAACGAAGGAAGGATAAAGTCTCACATCAGTGCGAAGGTCAAGCCTGACGAGGGAGGCCCACTGTGCGTATCGGCGCCCTGGCACATGCGACCGGAGTGAACGAGCGGCTGCTGCGGTACTACGAGGACCGAGGACTGCTCCGGCCGACCCGTCGCGCCAACGGCTACCGCTACTACACCGAGGCGGACATCACCACGGTGGCCCATATCCGGTCGTTACTCGCTGCGGGCCTGTCCACCGCCGTGATCGCCAAGATTCTGCATTGCGTACACGGCGACGATGAGAAACCCGCGCCCTTGCCGTGCCCGGGAATGATCGCCCAGTTGCGCAGCGAACATGCTCGGATCGATCACACGATCACCCGGCTCCAGGTAGCCCGGCAGGCCCTCGACGCACTCATCGACCCCTTGGCGACCGAGCCGGGGTCGGTTTCTTCGACCGGCTGAAGAGACCGGCCCTAGCGGAGTGATTCCAAGGGTTGTGGTGCGCCATTGGAATCCGGGTACGGCTCGACGACGCTACGCGTGGCACGCGGTGTGCCGGGCGGGTACCGCGTGTGGGGCGACAAGGGCGGGTCAGAGGGAGTCGATCCAGCGTTGCAGGCGGCGGCCCTCGGTGGCCATCAGCTCGGGCTCACGGAAGGTGTTGGTCAGCAACGAGATCCCCTGGTATGCCGCGACCAGCGCGACGGCCAGCTCGCGCGCGTCCTGTCCGTGGTCCATCTCGCGGAACTGCCGTTCGGCCCAGTCGACCAGGCTGCGCATGTGCTCGGCCAGTTTGCGGTCCAGGCCGTCGGCGCGCTTGTCCAGCTCCGAGGCCAGCGTGCCGGTGGGGCACCCGTACCGTGCCGCGAGGTCGCGCTGGTCGACCCAGCCGCCGACGAGCGCCTTCAGTCGGGCGCGGGGGGTGGCCAGGGTGTCGAGTTCGGCGAGCAGTGCGCGCAGCGCCTCGCCGTGGGTGCCGATGGCGGCCTCGACCAGTTCGTCCTTGGTCTTGAAGTAGTAGTAGACGTTCCCGATCGGTACGTCGGCGGCGCGCGCGATATCGGCGAGCGTCGTCTTCTCGACCCCCTGCTCGTGCAGGACAGTGGCCGCTGCGGCGGTGAGCCGTTCCCGCTTGCCCGGCTTCCACGTTGTTGAGTGAGTCACCTGACTAAGTGTAGACAAACCACCGCGGGTCGGCTAACGTTCCGCTCAGTAAGTCAGCCAACTAACTAACTGCATGCGAGGAGTAACGATGATTGTGGTAACGGGCGCGACCGGGAATGTCGGCGGCGAGCTGGTCCGGATCCTCACGGCTGCCGGCGAGGACGTAGTCGGCGTATCCCGCCGCCCCGTGCCGCTGCCGGACGGTGTACCGCACCGGTCGGCCGACCTGGGCGACCCGGACGGTCTGCGGACCGCGTTCGAGGGGGCCACCGCCTTGTTCCTTCTCGTCGCCGGCGATGATCCGGCGGCGATCCTCGGTGTCGCCAAGGAGAAGGGTGTCCGGCGAGTCGTTTTGGTGTCGTCCCAGGGCGTCGGCACCCGGCCGGCGGCGTACGGCCATGCGGCGGCGTTCGAAGCCGCGGTGCGCGACTCCGGGCTGGACTGGACGATCCTGCGCTCCGGCGGCCTCGACTCCAACGCCTTCGCGTGGGCCGAGTCCATCCGCGCCGACCGCACCGCCGCCGCACCGTTCGGCAGCGTCGGGCTGCCGACCGTCGACCCGGCCGACGTCGCCGCGGTCGCCGCGGCGACGCTGCGCGAGGACGGACATGCGGGCCGGACCTACGAGCTGACCGGCCCGGAGCTGGTCACCCCACGTGACAGGGCCGCCGCCATCGGCGCCGCGCTCGGCACCCCGGTGCGCTACGTCGAACAGACCCGCGACGAGGCGCGTGCCCAGATGCTCACATTCATGCCCGAACCGGTCGTCGACGGCACCCTCGCCATCCTCGGCGACCCGCTGCCCGCCGAACAGCGCATCAGCCCCGACGTGGCACACGTCCTCGGTCGCGCCCCGCGCACCTTCGCCGATTGGGCCACCCGCACCGCCGCCGCCTTCCGATGAAACCCACGGTCCGGGCGTTCCTCACCGAGCCGCGGATCGCGACCCTCACCACGATCCGTTCGGACGGCACGCCGCACGTCGCACCGGTCCGGTTCACCTGGGACGACACGGCGAGCACGGCCCGCGTTCTGACAGTCGCCACATCCCGCAAGGCACGGAACGTGGTGACCGGCGGGCGCGTTGCGATCTGCCAGCCGGATGGCTTCCGCTGGGTGACGCTCGAAGGCACTGCCACCCTGTCCGCCGATCCGGACCGGGTGGCGGGCGCCGCCCGCCGGTACCACCGACGCTATCGCGCTGCCCCGCCCGACCCCGCCGGTCGCGTCGTCATCGAGATCGCGGTCGATCGCATCCTCACCCTCAACCTCTGAAGGACCATGCCCGACACCCACGTACTCGACTCGACCATGCACCACCGCGAAATCGGCACCGGCGCACCGATCGTGTTCCTGCACGGCAACCCGACCTCGTCGTACCTGTGGCGCAACATCCTGCCCATCGTCGGCCCCGGCCGGCTACTCGCCCCGGACCTGATCGGCATGGGTGATTCGGGCAAGCCGCCGATCGACTACACGTTCGCCGACCACGCGCGGTACCTGGACGCCTGGTTCGACGCGCTCGGGCTCGGCGAGGTCGTGCTCGTCGGACACGATTGGGGCGGTGCGCTCGCGTTCGACTGCGCGGCCCGCCATCCCGGCCGAGTACGCGGGGTCGCGTTCACCGAGACCATCGTCAAGCCGATGAGCTGGGACGAGTTCCCCGAGGCCGGCCGGGACCTGTGGCGGGCCATCCGGACCATCGGAGTCGGCGAGTCCATGTTCCTGGACGACTCGTTCGTCCAGGACGGCCTGCGCACGATCTCGGACCGACTCGGCCCCGCCGACCTGGAGGTCTACCGGCGGCCGTACCCGACGCGGGAGAGTCGGCTTCCGCTGCTGCGCTGGGCGCGTTCGATGCCGCTGGACGCGACACCGAGTGACGTCGTCGCGCGCGCCGAAGAGTACGACCAGTGGCTGGCGTCCAGCTCGGACGTACCGAAACTCATGGTGAACTTCGCGCCGGCGTACGGCACGATGACCGAGCCCGCCGTCATCGACTGGTGCGCGAAAACGATCTCCGCCCTCGACATTCGACAATACGACGAGGTCGCCGGCCACCACACGCCCGAGGACCAGCCCGACCTGCTCGCCGCCGCCATCTCCGACTGGCTGGACCGCAACAGTCTCCGCTGACCCGTTACGCGGCCCTCCAGCACCCGCCGCGACTACGGCATCGCGCTGGGCGCTCCGGTCGACGGGTTCGGCGCGGACTCCGATGTCGGGCTGCCGGATCCGGACCAGGTCGACGGCTGGTTCCGGTTCCGGCGCAGCCTCGCCGGTGCCGCTGTTGTGAAGTGGTTGTCAGGGACGCACGGACCGGCACTCGGGGGCCGGAACAGGAGTCGTCGGAGACGGCCGCGATGCCCGGCCGACGAGGTGGGAGAGGGGACTGGCTGTCACCGCGGCCGATATCGGTCAGGACTATGGTCAGGTCAGGCCGACGGCTTCGACCTCAGCGGCGACGAGGGCAGCGGGGTCTACCGGTGTCAGGCGAGCACAGCGCGAATTACCTCGGAGGTAATGGACCAGACGGATTGTCGGGGCCAGGATCTACTGCATGAACGGTTTCGGGACGAATACACGCGCTGTAGTCGAGGAGTTGCTTCACCGAATCGCTGCGGGCGCTCCTGACTCCATCGCTGAACTGTATGCCCCGGTCAGCGACTGGAAACTGAATTGGCCGGAGTATGAGCACGGACGCCCCATGACTCCGTGGATTCGGCGCCGCGCCTCGCGGTCCGACGCGGCCGAGCATTTCCGGGAGATCGGCCGTCACCACGTGCCCGAAGCCGTCGGCACCGTGATCGAGCGAATAGTGGTCGATGGCCCGGATGCAGTGGTTCTGGGTGAGATTCGCCAAACGGCCCGGGCTACCCGACGTGCCTACCGTTCCCGTTTCGCGTTGCATCTCACTGTCGAGAACGGCCTGATCATCCGCCACCACGTCTACGAGGACAGTCTCGCCGTCGCCCATGCCTTCGACCCGCAACCAGTTGAACCGGACCACGTATTTTGAACCGCTCCGACTCGGCGACCTGCTTGCGCAGCCGCTTGTCTCCTCGGCGCGATCGGTGATCGC
This genomic window contains:
- a CDS encoding MerR family transcriptional regulator, encoding MRIGALAHATGVNERLLRYYEDRGLLRPTRRANGYRYYTEADITTVAHIRSLLAAGLSTAVIAKILHCVHGDDEKPAPLPCPGMIAQLRSEHARIDHTITRLQVARQALDALIDPLATEPGSVSSTG
- a CDS encoding TetR/AcrR family transcriptional regulator produces the protein MTHSTTWKPGKRERLTAAAATVLHEQGVEKTTLADIARAADVPIGNVYYYFKTKDELVEAAIGTHGEALRALLAELDTLATPRARLKALVGGWVDQRDLAARYGCPTGTLASELDKRADGLDRKLAEHMRSLVDWAERQFREMDHGQDARELAVALVAAYQGISLLTNTFREPELMATEGRRLQRWIDSL
- a CDS encoding NAD(P)H-binding protein encodes the protein MIVVTGATGNVGGELVRILTAAGEDVVGVSRRPVPLPDGVPHRSADLGDPDGLRTAFEGATALFLLVAGDDPAAILGVAKEKGVRRVVLVSSQGVGTRPAAYGHAAAFEAAVRDSGLDWTILRSGGLDSNAFAWAESIRADRTAAAPFGSVGLPTVDPADVAAVAAATLREDGHAGRTYELTGPELVTPRDRAAAIGAALGTPVRYVEQTRDEARAQMLTFMPEPVVDGTLAILGDPLPAEQRISPDVAHVLGRAPRTFADWATRTAAAFR
- a CDS encoding pyridoxamine 5'-phosphate oxidase family protein codes for the protein MKPTVRAFLTEPRIATLTTIRSDGTPHVAPVRFTWDDTASTARVLTVATSRKARNVVTGGRVAICQPDGFRWVTLEGTATLSADPDRVAGAARRYHRRYRAAPPDPAGRVVIEIAVDRILTLNL
- a CDS encoding haloalkane dehalogenase; translation: MPDTHVLDSTMHHREIGTGAPIVFLHGNPTSSYLWRNILPIVGPGRLLAPDLIGMGDSGKPPIDYTFADHARYLDAWFDALGLGEVVLVGHDWGGALAFDCAARHPGRVRGVAFTETIVKPMSWDEFPEAGRDLWRAIRTIGVGESMFLDDSFVQDGLRTISDRLGPADLEVYRRPYPTRESRLPLLRWARSMPLDATPSDVVARAEEYDQWLASSSDVPKLMVNFAPAYGTMTEPAVIDWCAKTISALDIRQYDEVAGHHTPEDQPDLLAAAISDWLDRNSLR
- a CDS encoding nuclear transport factor 2 family protein translates to MNGFGTNTRAVVEELLHRIAAGAPDSIAELYAPVSDWKLNWPEYEHGRPMTPWIRRRASRSDAAEHFREIGRHHVPEAVGTVIERIVVDGPDAVVLGEIRQTARATRRAYRSRFALHLTVENGLIIRHHVYEDSLAVAHAFDPQPVEPDHVF